One window of the Zea mays cultivar B73 chromosome 3, Zm-B73-REFERENCE-NAM-5.0, whole genome shotgun sequence genome contains the following:
- the LOC100282147 gene encoding nuclease PA3 isoform X1, giving the protein MPTIRPEIPLPLSHGIHVLNQPSRLCCSDPSPSVPAVRMEAAATLPPLLLLILLAATAVPAPSHAWGVDGHLMVCQIAQGRLSGAAAAAVKDLLPSYAGNNLSSLCSWADDVKFRYPWSSPLHYIDTPDGLCTYRYDRDCKDEDGVEGRCVAGAINNYTSQLLAYRRSSPTEYNLTQALLFLSHFIGDIHQPLHVGFTSDKGGNTIDVHWYTRKTVLHHVWDASIIQTAEDDFYGDSVAGYIDTLKKNITGEWSEQVSSWEACGTNQTACPDIYASESVAAACDWAYKGVEEDSTLEDPYFSSRLPVVSLRLAQGGVRLAATLNRIFG; this is encoded by the exons ATGCCGACAATCCGTCCGGagatccctctccctctctctcatggCATTCATGTTTTAAACCAACCAAGCCGCCTCTGCTGCTCCGATCCGTCTCCCTCTGTTCCAGCAGTCAGGATGGAGGCCGCCGCAACACTTCCGCcgctgctgctcctcatcctcctTGCTGCGACTGCGGTGCCGGCTCCGTCGCACGCATGGGGAGTCGACGGCCATCTCATGGTCTGCCAGATCGCACAG GGCCGTCTGAGTGGCGCGGCGGCCGCGGCGGTGAAGGACCTGCTGCCGTCCTACGCCGGCAACAACCTGAGCAGCCTCTGCTCCTGGGCGGACGACGTCAAGTTCAGGTACCCCTGGTCGTCGCCGCTCCACTACATCGACACCCCCGACGGCCTCTGCACCTACCGCTACGACA GGGACTGCAAGGACGAGGACGGCGTCGAGGGCCGGTGCGTCGCGGGCGCCATCAACAACTACACCTCCCAGCTCCTCGCCTACCGGAGATCTTCACCCACTGAGT ATAACCTAACGCAAGCGCTCCTCTTCCTCTCGCACTTCATCGGAGACATACACCAG CCACTTCACGTGGGGTTCACCTCCGACAAAGGAGGGAACACCATTGACGTCCACTGGTACACAAGGAAGACTGTTCTACACCAT GTTTGGGACGCCAGCATCATCCAGACGGCCGAAGATGACTTCTACGGCGACAGCGTAGCCGGGTATATCGACACCCTGAAGAAAAATATAACG GGAGAATGGTCGGAGCAAGTGTCTAGCTGGGAAGCGTGCGGTACGAACCAGACTGCATGTCCAGACAT ATATGCGTCTGAGAGCGTCGCTGCAGCATGCGACTGGGCGTACAAGGGAGTCGAGGAAGACTCAACCCTAGAAG ATCCCTATTTCTCCAGCAGGCTGCCGGTAGTCAGCCTGAGGCTAGCGCAAGGCGGCGTCAGATTAGCCGCCACTCTGAACAGGATTTTTGGATAA
- the LOC100282147 gene encoding nuclease PA3: MPTIRPEIPLPLSHGIHVLNQPSRLCCSDPSPSVPAVRMEAAATLPPLLLLILLAATAVPAPSHAWGVDGHLMVCQIAQGRLSGAAAAAVKDLLPSYAGNNLSSLCSWADDVKFRYPWSSPLHYIDTPDGLCTYRYDRDCKDEDGVEGRCVAGAINNYTSQLLAYRRSSPTEYNLTQALLFLSHFIGDIHQPLHVGFTSDKGGNTIDVHWYTRKTVLHHVWDASIIQTAEDDFYGDSVAGYIDTLKKNITQGEWSEQVSSWEACGTNQTACPDIYASESVAAACDWAYKGVEEDSTLEDPYFSSRLPVVSLRLAQGGVRLAATLNRIFG, from the exons ATGCCGACAATCCGTCCGGagatccctctccctctctctcatggCATTCATGTTTTAAACCAACCAAGCCGCCTCTGCTGCTCCGATCCGTCTCCCTCTGTTCCAGCAGTCAGGATGGAGGCCGCCGCAACACTTCCGCcgctgctgctcctcatcctcctTGCTGCGACTGCGGTGCCGGCTCCGTCGCACGCATGGGGAGTCGACGGCCATCTCATGGTCTGCCAGATCGCACAG GGCCGTCTGAGTGGCGCGGCGGCCGCGGCGGTGAAGGACCTGCTGCCGTCCTACGCCGGCAACAACCTGAGCAGCCTCTGCTCCTGGGCGGACGACGTCAAGTTCAGGTACCCCTGGTCGTCGCCGCTCCACTACATCGACACCCCCGACGGCCTCTGCACCTACCGCTACGACA GGGACTGCAAGGACGAGGACGGCGTCGAGGGCCGGTGCGTCGCGGGCGCCATCAACAACTACACCTCCCAGCTCCTCGCCTACCGGAGATCTTCACCCACTGAGT ATAACCTAACGCAAGCGCTCCTCTTCCTCTCGCACTTCATCGGAGACATACACCAG CCACTTCACGTGGGGTTCACCTCCGACAAAGGAGGGAACACCATTGACGTCCACTGGTACACAAGGAAGACTGTTCTACACCAT GTTTGGGACGCCAGCATCATCCAGACGGCCGAAGATGACTTCTACGGCGACAGCGTAGCCGGGTATATCGACACCCTGAAGAAAAATATAACG CAGGGAGAATGGTCGGAGCAAGTGTCTAGCTGGGAAGCGTGCGGTACGAACCAGACTGCATGTCCAGACAT ATATGCGTCTGAGAGCGTCGCTGCAGCATGCGACTGGGCGTACAAGGGAGTCGAGGAAGACTCAACCCTAGAAG ATCCCTATTTCTCCAGCAGGCTGCCGGTAGTCAGCCTGAGGCTAGCGCAAGGCGGCGTCAGATTAGCCGCCACTCTGAACAGGATTTTTGGATAA